CACTTGCTCGTTTCTTGTGGCTGTGCACCAGCACTGGGGCAGGCTCTAGGGACAAAGAGATGCATAGGACGCAGTCCTGACTGCTGGAGTCATTTACAGCCTGTTGGGACTTTAGCAAAGGACTATGTTGGGACCAAGATGAGATAAGACTGCAGCAAGTGGTCCTAGTGCACTTGTAGGACTCTGAATGACGACTTCTTCAAAATGTGTGTGCCTGACTCATCTTAGTCCCTCCAGCAAAGGAGCACATCCTGAGAGGGGTCCAGAAGGCACAGAAGAGGACAAGTTGGGACAGGGGCTGCAGGAGGCTTCAGGGGTTCCTGGAGAAGGTTTCAAGTCTGCTGCTGAACTTGGAAGAATAGGAAGAATTTCGAAAACTGCAAATTTGCAAAAACATATATACCTGGCTAGGAACCAATAGGAACAAAGCCTGCTTTGGAGGGAAGCCCTGGACAAGTTTGGGCTGGACGGATAGTTTGTAAATTAAACCCAGAGGAGGCcggatgaggtggctcatgcctgtaatcccagcactttgggaggctgaggcgggcggatcacctgaggtcgggagtttgaaaccatcctgacaaacgtggagaaaacccatctctactgaaaatacaaaattagccgggcgtggtggcgcatgcctgtaatcccacctacttgggagggtaaggcaggagaattgcttgaacccaggaggtagagattgcagtgagctgagattgcacccttgcacttcagcctgggtaacaagagcgaaactccatctcaaaaaacaacaaaacaaaacaaaacaaaacaaaacacagaggaAATACATCATGATTTGAGCAAAGGAGACTTCTTTTGTAAGAGGGAAGGAGCTCAACTTCCACTAACCCTGTACCTAGGGGTTCTCTCACAGTGCCTAGAGGCTGGAGGGCTGTGAGGCTGGGGGAGAAGAAATGGATTCCCCTGACCGCTGAAGCCTGGGGGAGCAGAACAGATCCAGcctgacacacacacaggttGGATGGTTGCCTACAGATGCCTCATCCTTTGGTGGTGCTGTCACGGTGAGGACAGTCCCTAGTAAAATGTACAGCTGGTACCTGAAACATGGTGAGGGGATTCGAAGGTGAACAGGATAGCTTGGTTACAGGAAGGGTAGTGACAgaggaataaataaatgtcaatgTGATGTGCTAAATGTGGCAATGGGCGCCTCCTAGAGATTGGGGAGACCCCAATAAGTAATCAACCAAGAGTGGTGGTTAGGACGAGGTAGGTATGGGTGAGTAGGAGACACATTTGGTAACAATGAGATATGTTCTAAAATAGAATGGGCTGGCTGGCTGGAAAGTGAGTGGGTACCCCTTACTAGAATTCAGTTCAATTGATCCAACATTTATCAAGCTTTCTCTAAATGCATTCGTCTGGAATAAAACAGTAAATAGGATTTTGGAGCCTGTTATATCAAGGGTAAGAGTATGAGATAGTTGCCCTTAAGGAACTGAAGCTCTAACGGGAAAGACAGAATTTCCCTAATGCACAGAAGGGAGGGCATGCAAGGCTGGGGAACACCTGAGCCAAGGTACAGGCTCTGGAAGTACTGGATGTGAGCAGGGAACAAGAGGTAGACTGTGTGGCTGAAATgcagggtgggtggagggatggagggacTGGAGAGTGGaagccacattctttttttttgagacagagtaggctggacgcagtggctcacgcctgttatcccagcactttgggaggctgaggcaggtggatcacctgaggtcaggagtttgagaccagcctggccaacatagtgaaactccgtctgtactaaaaatacaaaaattagccaggcatggtggcgggtgcctgtaatcccagcttactcaggagctgaggcagaagaatcgctcgaacccaggaggcagaggttgcagtgagccgagatcgtgccattgtactccagcctgggcgacaagagcaaaactctctctgtcttttttttggagatagagtctcactctgtgagtGTGAAGCACAGCGTGACCAAGCAGGAGGGTGGGAGACAGGAAGCCCTGGTGGAGGGCAAGCTGGAGGGGCCGCACAGGATAGAGAGGTCAAAGGCCTGGCGGAGCAGTggcagagaagagggaggagagggccACACAGGAGCCATACGAAGGACATGGACAGACGATTGGATGCGGggaaagggggtggggagggactgAAGACGATCCCCAGGTTCCCAGCCTCTGGGAGCTGGCAGTTGCCTCTGGTAGGTAGACAGAGTTCTGCAGCAGCAGGGGGCCAGGTCAGGGGACCCTGATGGCGCTCCCGTGCTCTGGAGGTCCCTGGCTCCATGGTCAGCACAGCAGTCCTCCAGAGCGGCTCTGGGGGCTTCTGAGCAGTggctccttctcctcccttctgCCCCTGGCATAGCAGTTGAAGTCCCAGTATCCAATGCCTCAGCTCTCCCCTTCTTTCCCCCCTCCCAGGACTCACAGAAACCCTCTGTACCCAGTCATGGGCCAAAGACACCGTCATGCAAGGGGGTGAAGGCTCCACACCTGTCCCTGTCCCGGGCGTGGAAGCAGGACCGTGAGCAGTCTCTGGCAGCAGCCTATGTGCCGGTCGTGGTGGACTCTAAGGGGCAGAATCCGGACAAGCTCAGGTTCAATTTCTACACCTCCCAGTACTCCAACTCCCTGAACCCCTTCTACACTTTGCAGAAGCCTACCTGTGGCTACCTGTACCGCCGGGACACTGACCACACCCGCAAGCGCTTTGATGTGCCTCCTGCCAACTCGGTCTTGTGGCGCTCCTAGGCCTGAGCCAAATAGAAGCCCCCCGACCCTTCACCCTCACCCCTGTGACCTCAGATCCCCAAGGGGAAAGGCTGCTCACTGCAGGAGGAGCGACCTGTATTCGGGATAAGACAGCTGTGCCATGCCCACCTATCGACAATGATAAAGGGAGGTCTCTCTTCCCAGCAGCAGTTAAAGTTTGTCCTTCCTTTCCCTGGCATCTGAATGGGTGGCTGTGGGTGGGTAAACAGGCCATGGGGATGTTATACAATAAGGTTATGTCCGGAGGTTCCTGAAGACTTGGAAGGACTTGATTTTCAGTTTCCTAACCCCAAAAGTAACCTCAACCCTTCTCCAGAGCCTGAGTCCCAAGCAAAGCCCATCCTAGCTCCAGCCTCCCGATGGTCCAGGCTTGGACCCCTCCAAAAATAAGGAAGagagggtgggtgtggtggctcacacctgtaatcccagcacttcaggaggccaaggcgggcagatcacctgaggtcaggagttcgagaccagcctggccaacatggtgaaaccccgtctctacaaaaattagccaggcatgatggcgggtgcctataatcccagctactcgggaggctgaggaatgagaatcgcttgaagccgggaggcagaggttatggtgaaccggagtcacgccattgcactatagcctggagacagagtgagactccatcaaaaaaaaaaaaaaaattaattaaaaaaaaagaagagattcaTCAACTGGCCATGACTCCTGCTGTCTTACAAGGTCATCTTACCCTGGTTGGAGCAGCTGCTGCAGGATGAAGAAGAATGCAGGGAATGAATACAGTCTCTAGGTCCCCGCCCAGACCCAGTTTTACATAAAGCTGCTGCTTCTGACTTGTAGTTTGTTGGTGGGGGAAGGATTTCCCATCCTTGCTGTCTCCTCTGGTCTAGAAGAGCTGGCTCTGAGGCTAGTTGAGCTCATGGGTCATTGGGCATGGAAGAGGGGGATGGAGGCAGAGGGCACTGGATTCACAGCAGGGGCCTGAGTGAGTTCCCAGTCACTGCCATTCAGAGGGTACCCCAGTGGTGTGCCGGAGCCAGCTCGTACTGGCTTGTAAGAGCTGGTTGTGCCCATGTCTTCCCTACTCCACAATCagtgacttcctttttttttttttttttgagacggagtctcgctctgttgcccgggctggagtgcagtggtgtgatctcagctcactgcaagctccgcctcccgggttcacaccattctcctgcctcagcctcctgagtagctgggactacaggtgcccgccaccacaaccggcttttttttttttttttttgtatatttagtagagatggggtttcaccgtgttcgccaggatggtctcgatctcctgacctcgtgatccgcccacctcggcctcccaaagtgctgggattacaggcgtgagccaccgcgcccggcccacaatcAGTGACTTCCTGTTGGCAGTTTGAAATCAGCTGTGGTGGGAGCATTTACACCACAGAAGTGAGCAAATGCCTACAGATTGGAGTTTCTTTTTTCCAGAGAGCTCAtcattaaacatttaccagcacaccacagGGTGAATTCAGCTGGTTTCATTCCTAGGAGTCTCGTCCCTCTGTAGGTATGGTGGTGTATTCTGTGGGGCATAATTCCTGTGCAGGAGAGGTTGGGGTTGGTGTGGGATGGAGAGACAGGTGTCCGGAGACCCCGACGAGCAGCCCACAACACAGGCCAGGCTGTCATGTGGAGAAGATGGTAAGCAGTGTGGAGGGAAGTGGAGACCCCTTGAGGCGACCCTAACAGCATGGAATCCGCGTTTTCCTCTTGGCTTGCTGTAGGCGCTCTTTCGAGTTAGAGGTTTTCCTCAAATGCCTGATGAGCCTTGGCTGGCCTCAGACCATCTGGCATCTGTACCAGGTCTCTCCTTCTGCTTGGTCATCAGTGTTCAAGGAGCCAGCCAAGGGAaggagctggggtgggggaaggcaCGTGGTGGTTTTCTCACTCTCCATATGTAGACTTTCTTTTAACGCTCCATTTACAGAATGGCAATGTCTCTTCCTGAGGCTGTGCCTAGAGACTAGGGCCTCTCTGGCCCAAATCTCCAGAAGAACCTTCAGTCAGGGTCCGGAGGGGACTGATGCCGGGAGATGCCTGCTCTGCTGCCTCGCGGAGGGCATCGGAGAAGCTAAGTGTTCCTTACATAAACTTGGGCCAGTCCTATTTTCTGCTCCACATGTGCTGCATCCCAGCCTTCAGGGGCACCTGGTACCTCTGCCTCCCTATTCCTGCGGCAGGAATAGGTTTGTCCCGAGCTCCGCAGCCTCCTCCTCTTTGAAAGCATTTAGGTTTCGACTTTCTTTACTCTCATAAGAAAGTTACCACTTGTCCATCTGTcttgttttccaaaattttattagAACCCCCGTATCTgctgtcttttttcctcttttcttttctttctttctttctttttctttttttttttttttttgagatagagtttcactcattgcccagtctggagtcaatggcgcgatcttggctcaccacaacctccgcctcccgggttcaagcgatgctcctgcctcagcctcccgagtagctgggattacaggcatgtgccaccatgccctgctaattttgtatttttagtagagacagggtttctccatgttggtcaggctggtcttgaactcctgacctcaggtgatccacctgcctcggcctcccaaagtgctgggattacaggcgtgagccactgcgcccagccccttttaccttttttgagacggagttttgctcttgttgcccaggctggagtgcaatggcgcgatcttggctcaccataacctcctcctcccaggtttaagcgattctcctgcctcagccacccgagtagctgggattacaggaatgcaccaccacgcccggctaattgttgtatttttagtagagatgggcttcctccatgttggacaggctggtctcgaactcccgacctcagatgatccgcccgcctcggcctcccaaagtgctgggattacaacaggcgtgagccactgcgcctggcctccttttgtctttaaaacatgcatttattcatattttagtgGGATTTTGAAAAGAAGCAGAGATAAGCAGAAATTTTCAGTCTATGTATAACTAGAAGTCTTGCTCATTCAGTCAGTCACCCAACAGACCCTGTGGGCTGTGGGCTGGGTCCTTAAGATGCAAAGATATTAACAGGAACCGTCCCTTCCCTCCCAGATCCTACAGCCTGTGTAGGGTGAGGGGCAGGGTCCCCCATGAGGAGTCTTCACTCCCACAACAGACGCCTCTTCCCCTGCCCTGGAGAATGGGCTCCCTCTTGAGGTTCACCTTGGTAATGCAGCCTCCATGGACGCCCTTAGAAACCCTTTAGAGAAACTGGCCAAGGTACCACCTTGATTTGAGTGAGATAGGCCCAGGAGGCAACTGAACCTGTGCTCAGGGTCCGTGTTTCTGTGGAGTGGAGGGGCAAGCAGGTAGCCTTGTGGGGGGATTAGTCTGGCCTGGATCGCTGCCCCTCCTGTCTCTTCCTGACTTGTCTTCCTACCTCTCTGCAGCTGCCCCAACCACTCCCTCCCCTCGGCCCCATTCCGCCAGGTGGAGCCTCTTCCTGTGATCTGGCTTCTGTCCCAGGAGGGATTCCTGCAGACAGAGCAGCCGGGGAAGGCAGGAATCTTTCTCCCTGTGTATGCTGGGTGACCTGTACTCTGGCCCTCCGTGCCCTCACGCATACCTTGTGCATACTGCTTCCTTGGGGCCTTGGCGTTGATCTCAGTCCTCCTTGCCTTGGCATCCCTGTCTCAGGGGATTCCATTCCCACCCTGGGCTGGAGACAAGGGGTGGGGGCCCTCCTCCCTCAAAGGAGCAAGCTGTCTGTCAATGGAATTGTTGGGCAGAGGGCCACAAGGGGAGGGCTGAGGGAGGTGGTGCTGGAGCGAGGGGCTCATGGGGTCCCCCTGGCTCTATCCAGCCCTTCTGCAGGGTGTGAAGGCTTAGGAGAAAAGCATGATGATGAGGTAGGAAAACTTTGGTACCACCACTAAAAGGCTCGTTAACCTGAGCaggttatttaaattttctgcCCCAAGCCCCTTTTGTCTCACGTGGCAATAATAATACCCACCCCACAGGACTTGTATACCTATTCAACAAGCATAGTTTCATCCAATTTTAGCTTTTTAAGAAttcgttcttttttttgagacagtctcgctctgtcgcccaggctggagtgcagtgctgtgatctcggctcactgcaagtgccgcctcctgggttcacaccatcctcctgcctcagcctcccgagtagctgggactacgctgccacgcctggctaatttttttttcttttttttgtatttttagtagagacggggtttcaccgtgttagccaggatggtcttgatctcctgaccttgtgatccacccacctcagcctcccaaagtgctgggattacaggcgtgagccaccgcgcccggcaagaattctttccttctttctttttttttgattcggagtttcacttttgtcacccaggctggaatgcaatggcacgatctcatctcactgcaacctctgcctcccagattcaagcgattctcctgcctcagcctccagagtagctgggaccacaggcgtgcaccactatgcctggcttatttttgtatttttagtagagacagggtttctccatgttggccaggctagtctcgaactcctgacctcagatgatccacccgcctccgcctcgcaaagtgctgggattacaggtgtgagccatcctgCCCGGCCTaagaattcctttcttttctcttttcttttcttttccttgacgaagtttcactcttgttgcccaggctggagcacaatggcgcgatctcggctcactgcagcctccgcctcctgggttcaagcggttcttctgcctcagcctccagaatagctgggattacaggcacccaccaccacacccggctaatgtttgtatatttagtagagatggggtttcaccatgtagaccaggctcgtcttgaactcccgacctcaggtgatccaccctccttggcctcccaaagtgctgagattacaggtttgagccactgcgcccggccccaagaattcttttttttttttttttttgagacggagtcttgctctgtcacccaggctggagtgcagtggcgcaatctcggctcactgcaagctccgcctcccaggttcacgccattctcctgcctcagcctctccgagtagctgggactacaggcgcccgccaccacgcccggctaatttttttgtattttttttttttttttgagacggagtctttctctgtcccctaggctggagtgcagtggcgcgatctcggctcactgcaagctccgcctcccgggttcacgccattctcctgcctcagcctcccaagtagctgggactacaggcacccgccaacacgcccggctaattttttgtatttttagtagagacgaggtttcactgtgttagccaggatggtctcgatctcctgacctcgtgatccgcccgcctcggcctcccaaagtgctggggattacaggcttgagccaccgcgcccggcctattttttttgtattttttagtagagacagggtttcaccgtggtctcgatctcctgacctcgtgatccgaccgcctcggcctcccaaagtgctgggattacaagcgtgagccaccgtgcccggccaagaattctttctttaatcatatgtgcatgcatgcatgcactcAATATTTTACTGGGCTCAAGCCTGTCAGTCTAATGTTACTCTCAAAAAGGTAATTTAGGAGAGTTGATATGAGGACTATTAACAGAGAGGTGGGCATAGTTAAGGGAATGGTGATGTACCCAGACAGTAGCGAGAGGGAAGCCCTTATCATGCCTGGCGGGGCAAAGGGAAAGAGCCGTGATTACAGGAGCCCAGAGAGCTATGGCAGGAGCGGTGGTTGAAGGTGGAAGGAAATAACCGCTGCCACAACCCTGAACTGGCAGGGAGGAGTGAGGACAACAAATGTCCCTGCCCTTCTCCCTCTCCACCCTCCAGTCTTCCTCCAGCTTCTCAGTGGATGAACCCAGCCTGAAACCAGAGGGCAGCAGAGTCTGGGTGATGCAGTCTGTGGGGTCAGTCTCTTGGGGCTCAGAGCTGGAGGAGAAAGGTGGAGAAT
The window above is part of the Symphalangus syndactylus isolate Jambi chromosome 23, NHGRI_mSymSyn1-v2.1_pri, whole genome shotgun sequence genome. Proteins encoded here:
- the CIMIP3 gene encoding putative uncharacterized protein CIMIP3 isoform X1, giving the protein MGRKEYESPSQPHLCGWEDSQKPSVPSHGPKTPSCKGVKAPHLSLSRAWKQDREQSLAAAYVPVVVDSKGQNPDKLRFNFYTSQYSNSLNPFYTLQKPTCGYLYRRDTDHTRKRFDVPPANSVLWRS
- the CIMIP3 gene encoding putative uncharacterized protein CIMIP3 isoform X2, yielding MCKDSQKPSVPSHGPKTPSCKGVKAPHLSLSRAWKQDREQSLAAAYVPVVVDSKGQNPDKLRFNFYTSQYSNSLNPFYTLQKPTCGYLYRRDTDHTRKRFDVPPANSVLWRS